In Osmia lignaria lignaria isolate PbOS001 chromosome 13, iyOsmLign1, whole genome shotgun sequence, the DNA window TTTTTTCGAAAGTGAACCGGGTGTGTAGGTGATCGTAAGTTGAGAGGAACGAGGAGGATCTCGAAGAGGAAAACATCGATTACCAAGTAATCGTTGACCTTTCGATCCATAATCGTGCCAGGTCTTTCAttattcccttttctttttatctgcTCCATTCTTTGTACACCTTTACTTATTGCTACCAtacatattgttattcaatatttaaacttttcttctttgaattttcttttttgcatACAGTTAATTTATCAATATCACCCGGTGAGATTTATCCAATACACTCTGGAATATTTCGCAACGAAAGATCTATTCGAAGGAAGGAAAAATTCTTGGACTCGATGATCGAGAGAATCCGTTCGCTGCTCTTGATCTTTCATggcctttctttctctctctctctctctctctctctctgtaccATTCGATCTCTGTTACTCTCGCAGAGAAAGTATGTGTAGTTAAACGGAGACATTCATGAAATCGCATACTTGACGATTTTCAAGATACATTTGGAAGCTGAGGAATCCTTGCTCATCCCAGTAAACCTGTTACCAACAATAAATGTCAACTATGTATAACTGCATAAGTGTCCTatcgatattcttaatacacTGTAGCTAGTTTtctatgaaaaagaaatttctcgTTTCCCATTAGGAATATATTAACACCAGAGCCTACGGTATTTACTGGATGACTCTGCGGAATCACCACTCGTGATCTGTATGGtattattatattgaaaatgattCAGCATCTCAAGGCCATTTCTCCAACCATAAATACAGTTATACACAAACGAtggtttcttttataatttcgcTACGAGCAATAACTTTCTCGGCAGATTTAAAATGGAGAGTGTCCACTTTAATgggtacaaaaaaaaaacaagaaacacTGTCTCTAAACGTCCTTGAACGACCTACTAAATTTAGTATAATAATAACTGTCTTCGCTAGAACGTCGGTTTCTTAATGAAGCTGCTTGTACATAGTGAATGAAACTTTATTTCACAATCCTCACTATACCATAGAGTACTATAGTGAAGTTCCCGACTAGTTTTTTACTTTACTTTTACTagatacaaatatattattttcaaactgCAATCAATTTTATGTTTCAGGTGCAGCTTAGCACTGCTATCCACCATAGTTCTTATGACATTAGCAATTACCACTACGACGACACTTGATCAGTTTGACATTTCAGGTGAGCAAATAATATCCATTCAGTTTAGGAAATTTCAGTAaccaattattatttcttttttttttaaattttaaataatataattaaacttTACATAAAACGGttatataatattcataaaCTTACACTGAAAACGTTATACGAGTTCACACGTTGGTTAAGATCGGTTGTGACCTTTGCAAAAACTCACATTTGCATCTTTTATTGctgtttttttaatacattcaGAATTATTTTGGGATTTATTTAACCTTTGAAGCCAGTGAGTTTAGAATTTTATTGAAAGTAAACCGTGATAAGACTCTGTTCTGTTATTGTTAATTACGAAACGATGTTTTATGCGCAGATTATTTGTACGGGGTGGATATAGATTTGCAAGCAAGAGCGCGTGCAGGAATCGAAGCCGAAAGATTCACGTACCAAACGAGAGCTAGGTGAGTCTTGAAACATTTAAGAGTGATGCACAGCTAATCTGACCAGCTATCAGTTAAGAACATTCTGGAGCATGTGAGGCTTTGTTAGCCTCCTTACAATACCCCATACAATTCATTTTTACATAATATCTTTGAACAATCAGTGGGCAAACTCGTCGGTGCAGAAAGCGAATCATGATGATTACAGTAAGTTATCTCGTGCTTCTGTTACGAAAATCTTATTCATCGTCTAAAAGAAATGGCAAATTAACGCTACCGATTAAGCAACGTTCAGCTTTCAAAGAAGGCCAACACAGCCACGTGCGTTTCCCTTTAACGAGCCACTGCTTATAACACCTTATAACAATTCTTCATTAACATAGTGGTACCGTAGaatttttaagaatttatttggagTAGAGATGAATTTGAATCATCAAATAGTCCTATAATATTTAGCGTAGTCAAAGTCGGAAATACTTGTTCGGTAGATCTATTTacaattaaaacattaaatgTTTGTTAAATTATAGACAAACCTttgaaaaagtaggaatcttagtTATTTTGAAATTGTCGATGATGCGATATGGTGGTGAGAGAGTATCAGGAAATGGTGCAAAGTGCAGGTAAGTGTACAAAGTAAAAGGAGAACGTTACGAAGCGAAAATAGCCATTGAACGTACTGAAATTTCTTACTGCAGGAGGGACGTCACGAGATTCGCATGCTCGCCACCAGTCACAAACCATCCTTCTTgctccattttctttctttttctcaccACATCGTTACAAAACTTTTACTTTCATGGTCGAGAAAAGGAGAGTCGATTGCGCCGCGTCCTTCCGTGGCGACAGGCATTTCAGCCACGAGGAAGGTTTCTCGTCCGACCATTACCATCCGACCGCTACTATCTCCTTTCCTCGACCTCAAGAAGGTCGCTGGCCGCAACTCGCGTCTTAGCGATTCTTCTCGGACACCACCACGTAGAAACGTAGAGAGTAAGTAAATCTTGAAAAGAAGTCGATGCGATCTGTATATCAATTAGCCTTGCCACGAATTCTATTAACTCGTTCTAACTAGATCATTTGTTTTTTCTCGGATATGTGATAAAAAGCGAGTAATAAAGAGTTGATTTGCATTTCTGAAGCTGGTACAGAATAAAAATCTGTTTGGCCATCGATTAGCAGAAGATTCGttgaaagaacgaaagaaaggtAATGTTTCTTTTAAAGGAAGAAACACAGTCTAGAACTGATACTATCACCGTCGTGAAACGTTCACCAAGATCGGCTTCCTTCCTGTTGCTGCTCGATCAGGCATTCCGTCCGACTCATCAGCGATTTCTTGCTCCTGAATGCCTTCTCTTTTTGCGCCCGATAGAAAGCCGTCGCTTGTTCggttgttttaattaaaacgggCAGGGTCACTTTTTACTCCATTCATTTCCGTTTCTATACTCCTTTCCAGGAGGAACCGACCGAGGCGGTCCAATTAATCCGTCCACGATTATTGCATCGTTCAAATGAAtcgaattttcaattaacaCTTTTCACGAATTTtcgagaagaaaaatattataaatcgaGAGACGTTCTGCTCGATTATTCTTTCTTCCCTGGGATCCCTCTAATTCTAATTGATACAGCTTCCAGTGTCCGATACAATGTCAGATATTGTTCCGGCAAAGTAATTTGTACGTACATAACAAGCAATACTTTACTGTGCGAAAGCAATTTGATTTATAGACATGCACACGCACACGCACCATAGACAACTTCTTATTGTTGGAGATTTTACAAGGCTCGCATGACTCACGCGTGAATTATACTTCCTCGTTAGCGATGTATGTATCATGAACAACCGTTCaggaaaaacatttttattcccgTTTTTGCATCAATTTTTCTCGTCATTTCTTTAAGGAAGTAAGTTGTACACTTACTAGAGGAGATTATTCTCTTTTTCAGAAGAATAAGCTAAGAggaattttattgatttttcagGTACGAAAATGGGCCAGCATCGGGTGACGCTCCATGTAGGATCAAACCGGATAGACCATGCCCGCCAAGCAAGTATCGAACGCCTTCCGGTACTTGCAACAATGTCAGACATCCTGTTTGGGGAGCTCGGGGTGCACCCTTTTTGAAATTATTGCCAGCTGCATACACtgacggtatttatttgtttgtCAACGATCGCTTTCTATTAACTTATTGCAAATCTATAATGTAGCTGGTGTTCAAAGGCTCTATCTCATAGAGTCTGCTTCCGGTATTACTATTTCATTTGCTATTCTTTTTTCTCCAAGTACTACGAAGGTTACGTGCatgatataaattaaaatcgagAGGGAAAATGAAGGTTGTGCATAAGCAAATTAGAAGATGCACTGTGATCTTATCTGTACATTCGCGATGAAATCAAGCTTCTACAAGGAAAATTGAATATAGGGGAATCCCCAAGATCGaaattttcacgatattaatGTTACGCGATCTATAGACTGTGAAACTGTGAACGCTGTGAAAGAGTTGGGAAGATTATCGATGACAGACATTCACCGATCGCGTCACTTCCCGTATCGAGAAAGGAAAGTGAAAATTGGGACGAGCTAGACGCACGAGCTCAGATCCATTTTGAAGAGTGTTGGCATACTCGCAAGGATTAGAAAAGGCGAATTAGCATGCTAGAGGAGCGTCGAGCCAACGAAATAGAGAGTCATTGATTGCTTCATCGCTCGAGCGAATAGTAAGCAACTACCTACAGCCTCTTAGTTATACGTTCGTTTCTAAAGCAGAACGTCATTCttggaaagaaaatttcttaagAAGAAGCAATGATATTCGATAAAATCATCTTTGAACATTGTATAACGCGCTTACTTGATAAATTTATGACCGTCTTGTCCGGCTGTACCCTTAACAAGGAAATttctacaatatttattttttcatttcaatattaCATCAAACGTACCTTTACTTTAATTTCTATAAATCAATATTTCATGAAACATTAATGACAGAAATGAAAGTGTATGGTTTTTAGGTAACGCGATATTCTGATAATTATTCATCTAGGAAGTATATTTGTTACGTAATTGAGCGAAATTTCTAATGCGTCAATTAAAAGTAGAAACTGCATAATTTTGTCGGAGGTTCTATTCGAAGAAGAACGACAGCTGGCGCCTGTGTTGTTGGACGTTGGacggaaaaaatagaaaaaaagaatccaAACAAAGATACGAAAGTGAAAAGCGCGAAGAAAGTAACTCGGGTGTTCCGGCCAGTGGTTCCCATGTGGATCGTGTCTTCCGACAATACCGACGATGAATTAGGGTACTACAAATAGATGCTCGATAATtcgccctttttttttttttttagatttattggAAAGTATTCGAAGtggatttaaaataaaacttgTTAGCTTTGTACCGATTTTAGAAGATTTTATTTCTGTGGCTCGGAAGAACGTCTGTACTATACGAATTGACAGTCCTAATTAAACGGCCTACACGAAGGTTTGCACAACGTGTTTTGCAGAGATATCATTCTAAAGGGTAAAAGGTGCGCTGTATCGTGGCAACCGCAGTAAGAAGGATTTATGAATAAGCAGAAGTCTCGTACACGTTTACGGGAATATTTAAATGGCGAGTGTTCCCATGCTTGTCTCCACATGAAATGCACATGAATCAACTTAATTAGGGGCAAGGACGGAACTTGTTAAAATAGTTTTAGAACAGTTCGCGTTAGACTAAGATATTTGCAGGAATCGAGGGAATCGTCGCgtgcgtcgtcgtcgtcgtcgtcgtcgtcgtcgtaaaTCAGCGTGGCTCGCCAATGCGGAGGATCGTCGAATCGAAAGATGACGATTACCGTGTAGAAAGGAATCGGTGTGCAATTCATTGTCAGCCTACTTTAACGCGGCGGCAATCGTCGAATACGGATAGCCATGCGTAACCATGACACAGAATTTCGACACGTATTGCACATTTCGAGGATCTGCTCCCCCTCCctcccttccttccttcttcctccGGATAATCGGCATTAAATACTATGAGTCATTCTATGCAacattagataagtaaataAAGTTTTATAGGTACTTTTTATTTAGTGGACATTTATATTTTCTAGCATTTGAAGAATCATCTTTGCAGATTCCTTCTTTTCCAAAGCAAAATTACGAAAGCTAAAGACGGCTTTAATTTCCACCAGGTATCGCGAGTCCCCGTCAGTCGTTAAGCAACCACGTGCTTCCGACGCCTACGAAAGCAGTGTCGACGATGATCAACCACCTTCGTCTTTCGCCGGAGACTCACGAGGGTTTGACCAGTTTATCGGGCGTCTGGTCGGAACTGGTGCTGCAGGACATCGCATCGACGGTGCACCCATCGAACCAACGAAACTTATGCTGTTCCGCGGGAAACAGCAGGCATCCGGAATGTTACGAGATCCGTGACGAGGATGGCGGATGCAGCGAGTATTGGCGATCGGTGCCAACTTTGACCGTGTACAAGTGTAACTTTGACACCAGGGAACAGATGAACGGTGCATCCGCTTATTTGGATGGTTCCCATATCTACGGGGTAACCGACGAACAGTTGCATCAAATTAGAATGTACAATCGAGGGAAGGTGGACGTGTCCGCGTGTGAAATGTGTAACAAGACGGAGGATCAAGTTCTTGGAATGATGTACCGTGCAATCTTGAACGAGCACAATCGGATCGCGGAGAAGCTCGCGGAAGCGAACGAACACTGGGACGAAACGAAGCTGTTTCTGGAGGCTCGTCGATTGGTCGTGGCTCAGATTCAACACGTCACGCTGAACGAATACGTGCCGAGCATTCTTGGGGAAGGTGCTCGAATAGATGCCGAACTGATGCCGGTGACGAACGGATTCTACAGACGGTACTCCTCGTCCAACATCCCAGGCACGTACGACGGTGTCGCGTTGGCGGCTCTTCGCGCTCTCACGTCGCTTCGTACACATCGGATGATCAATGATGCCACGCGCCTCGAGGACCATGTGATCACCTCGGCGAATCGCGTAAGCCTTGATCTAAGCGACTCGACTTTCGAGACCCGGTTGCAAGCGAACGCGCGGCTTGTCCACGTGGGTCGCGATCATGGTATCCCCGGATACATCTACTTTGTCGCCGACTGTTCTGAAAACAATGTCACGGTAAAGTTActtttcattcattcatttctcAACCATTTCCTTCTTATTTCCTCTCGAtaaccttctttttcttcctcagaTTCAGAATTTCAAGGATTTGGAACGCTTCATGCTGCCCGTGCACGCGAGATTACTGGAATCCATATATTCCCTAGTGGAAGACATAGATCTGCTTCTAggtggaattttggaaattccGACCAAGGGCGTCGCGGTTGGACCAACGTTCGAGTGTCTCCTCAGAAGGCAGTTCATCAAAATCAGAAACTCGGATCGATTTTGGTACGAGAACGATATACCTCCTTCGGGATTGAACGCGGCTCAACTGGCTGAGATCAGAAAAGTTTCGCTAGCTGGTATACTCTGCGCGAATACGAACATTCAGAGGATCCAACCGAGGGCGTTCATACGAACGGATCCCTACTTAAATGCTAGAATAAACTGCGATCAGTACTCTGCTTTGGATCTAACACCGTGGAGAGAAGAGCCTCTTCCGGAACCGATGAGAAAAGAAATAACCAGAGAACCTGTTACATCGGAATTCATTCCTAATCTAAATCCGAGCGTGATAGCTGCTGCGGTGAAGAAGGCGGAAGCAGATTTAATCGAAAGAAAACAGCTCGAGTACAATTCATGGTTGGAACAAAGGATAGCGGATCCTAAATCGCCAGCAGGTACAGCGGCTAGCTTCTCGAAAGCCAACAGGGACGCTCTGCTATTAGCCAATTCGTCGATCGTCTACGAATTGGCTACCAACGAAATCCTGAACGGTATACATGGACTGAGACGTAGGAGACGACAAATCTTTGACACTACGGACAACGTCCTTGGCTTTCCCAACAACGACTTTTCTGATCTGCTGCAGAACGTGGATATATCTGGATTTTTATCTCAGAAGAAGCCAACGAATCACGAAGAAGTTGAATGTCCGGTAGACGACAGCCCCTGCGATCCGACTAGTCCGTACAGAACCCTCTCGGGTCACTGCAACAATCTCCGAAATCCCAACTTGGGAAAATCATTAACCACCTTCGCCAGATTGCTCCCTCCCGTTTACGAGGACGGCGTGTCGAAACCCAGAAGCACATCGGTCGCAGGGGCACCTCTACCCAATCCTAGAGTGGTATCCACGGTCATTCATCCGGACATCTCTAACCTCCATAACCGGTACACGCTTATGGTGATGCAGTTTGCTCAGTTCTTGGACCACGATCTGACGATGACCCCGATTCACAAAGGTTTCGCTGAATCGATACCGAGCTGTCGTTCGTGCGACTCCCCTCGTACCGTTCATCCCGAGTGTAACCCTTTCCCGGTGCCAGCCGGCGATCATTATTACCCAACGGTGAACGTTTCGTCTGGTGCACGAATGTGTTTCCCTTCCATGAGATCTCTGCCAGGGCAACAGCACTTGGGACCCCGGGAACAGATAAATCAGAACACCGGTTTCTTGGACGGTTCAGTGGTATACGGTGAGAACTCGTGTATCTGTAACGTGCTGCGTGGTTTCAATGGACGTATGAACATCACTCAGAGCCCGCATCGCGGATCAAAGGACCTTCTGCCCCAGTCACCCACCCATCCAGAGTGTAAAGCCAAGTCTGGATTCTGTTTCATCGGTGGTGATGGTCGTGCATCGGAACAGCCCGCGTTGACTGTCATGCACACCATATGGGTCCGTGAGCATAACAGACTGGTAGAAAGCTTGAGGCAGGTAAATCCTCACTGGGACGGGGAGAAATTGTTCCAACAGACTCGTCGTATACTCAGCGCGATGTTGCAACACGTAACCTATAACGAATTTCTACCAAGGATACTTGGTTGGAACGCTGTTACTTTGTACGGACTGAAACTTTTGCCTCAGGGTTACTACAAGGAATACTCTCCTACTTGCAATCCCAGTGTACTAACCGAATTCGCCACTGCGGCCTACAGAATCGGGCACTCGCTTCTGAGACCGCATTTACCGCGAATGGATCGGAACTATCAGAGCATCGAACCGTCCATATTACTGCGAGATGGATTTTTCGATCCGGACGCGCTCTACCAGCAAGGCATGTTGGACGAAATGATACGAGGTCTGGTTGCTACCCCTATGGAGACATTGGACCAATTCATTACCGGCGAAGTAACTAATCATCTGTTTGAAATTCGTGGTATACCCTACTCTGGAGTGGACCTGGTCGCGCTCAACATCCATCGTGCCAGGGACCATGGAATACCGTCTTACAACAATTACAGAGCACTCTGCAATCTAAAGAGGGCGACGACGTTCGAAGACTTGTCGAGAGAAATGGCACCGGAAGTTATAGCACGTATGAAACGTATCTACGCGTCTGTCGATGACATCGACTTGTTCCCTGGTGGAATGAGCGAAAGACCCCTTCAGGGTGGACTGGTAGGACCGACGTTTGCTTGCATAATAGCCATACAATTCCGTCAATCGAGGAAGTGCGATCGTTTCTGGTACGAGACCGATGATCCAAACATTCGATTTACCGAACATCAACTGGCAGAGATTCGTAAGGTCACTCTGTCGAAGATCATGTGCGAAAACATGGACGAGCAGAACGATATGCAGCGAGCTGCGTTCGATTTGCCCAGCAATTTCTTGAACCCCCGAGTACCTTGCAGCTCTATGCCTCACATGGATCTGTCTGCGTGGCGGGAAACGAGGCACGGCTGTCAAATCGGTGGACGAAACGTTGCTTTAGGGGAGTCAGGTTTCCCTACACCTTGCACCAGCTGCGTCTGTACAGCCGAAGGCGTACGTACTCTTGCTTTAGAATTTATAACAATCGATCTCCTTTTCTcatgaatttttatcatttccttttCAGACTCAATGCGCTTCTCTCAGGATCACGGACTGTAATCAGCTTCTACGCGAAGCTTCTCGAGAAGCGATTTTGCGCGACGACGTATGCACGGCTCAGTGCGGTTTCGTTTTGGCAGCCACGGAAGCTACCTCGAGACTTCAACAATTCACGACACCGGCCAGCTTTCCTGGTTTCGTGCAGCACAGGAACAGTTTAAGAAGCGTGCCGACGCCAGTTTCCTTCAATGGCTTCAAATTGCCAGACCTCTCGCAATTCGTAGGCTGAATGAGAAAGTCGTGTATCGGTACTCGTTGCTTATCTTAATAACTATCTCACACGCAAGACTCATTTGTCTTCCTTCGCGTGAAACTACACAATGACACTGAGGTTTAATTATCTATTTAACGAGCTGCGCTCATTATCGATAACTAAACTGTACAGAAATGTAAATTGTACCTACGTACTATATGTATTGCGTTTTGCGTGTGACACCCGCTCGTACCATACAATTTCAAACATCTTCCCGATGAGAGGTCAAACGGTACTCGTAGTATCGTATTCGAGTTTACCTGAAATTATCATTTCAAGTACGAACGTCGTCGTTTTAATTCACAACAAATACCTCTCATCTTTTACTCGTTACGTTTAGTAGTACTGTTACTTGATAGATTaggtaagaaatatttaatttacagaTGATGTGCTCTGAAAAAGTGTAATCAGGTCAGTACACGACCACGGTGCCTTTGTATAAACCTGTCATTGCCAGTTTGAAGGAAATATTTGTACAGTGATCTCGTGGTACACGGTTGCAGTGCGAAGACAAAAAGGACTCTAACATATTGTCATGGTATTTGCTAATGTTGTATCATTGTTAGGAAGAAGAGGAATGACCGATCAAATGGATGTGAGTGATATGTGTTTTAAGGAATTGCACTGGTATTGTTCCaggcaaaatatttttctacttgtATAGTAATTTTAACGCGAAAATAACAAATGCGAACACAAAATTTTATTACGATGTGGTTTTCTTTCTCTACTATTACACCTCTATCTAATTTTGTAGTATAATAGCGACAATGAATGTATAACGTTAATAAATGTTAATGTTTCTTTGCTCTTCTCTTTATAATAAATAGTGAATGGCGTCCCACACTTCCATGACCTATATCAGACTACGATGAAGGTTGGTCCGCTTTTCAGTTTCCCTCCGAGAGTTTTACGATTCATAGCTGGATTACACAGTGGAACTAGTTTCGCAGAGATCCGATATTTACAAGATATTATTATGGCAGACGTAAGccgatgaaataaaaattacaccaTCAATCGTTGACACCATGTATCTTTGCTGCCTCATTTCATCTCTATTCATGAAATAATTGCTCTTCGATGTTACAGTATCTTATATTATCCTTTCATTTTTAGGCTTCTAACTGGCAGGAACTTCTTGCTTATTGTTAAGCACAGCAGCGGTTTCTTGCAACGCAGGCGATTGCTCTATACACCGCCAAAGACCGTAAGTTTTGCCGACAGTTGTTTGCCACAATCGTAATGTACCGTCTTCCGAACCGCTGGCATATAATTCACCATCCGGTGAAAATCGTACACAATGT includes these proteins:
- the LOC117610193 gene encoding uncharacterized protein LOC117610193 isoform X1; the encoded protein is MRLHSLRCSLALLSTIVLMTLAITTTTTLDQFDISDYLYGVDIDLQARARAGIEAERFTYQTRARYENGPASGDAPCRIKPDRPCPPSKYRTPSGTCNNVRHPVWGARGAPFLKLLPAAYTDGIASPRQSLSNHVLPTPTKAVSTMINHLRLSPETHEGLTSLSGVWSELVLQDIASTVHPSNQRNLCCSAGNSRHPECYEIRDEDGGCSEYWRSVPTLTVYKCNFDTREQMNGASAYLDGSHIYGVTDEQLHQIRMYNRGKVDVSACEMCNKTEDQVLGMMYRAILNEHNRIAEKLAEANEHWDETKLFLEARRLVVAQIQHVTLNEYVPSILGEGARIDAELMPVTNGFYRRYSSSNIPGTYDGVALAALRALTSLRTHRMINDATRLEDHVITSANRVSLDLSDSTFETRLQANARLVHVGRDHGIPGYIYFVADCSENNVTIQNFKDLERFMLPVHARLLESIYSLVEDIDLLLGGILEIPTKGVAVGPTFECLLRRQFIKIRNSDRFWYENDIPPSGLNAAQLAEIRKVSLAGILCANTNIQRIQPRAFIRTDPYLNARINCDQYSALDLTPWREEPLPEPMRKEITREPVTSEFIPNLNPSVIAAAVKKAEADLIERKQLEYNSWLEQRIADPKSPAGTAASFSKANRDALLLANSSIVYELATNEILNGIHGLRRRRRQIFDTTDNVLGFPNNDFSDLLQNVDISGFLSQKKPTNHEEVECPVDDSPCDPTSPYRTLSGHCNNLRNPNLGKSLTTFARLLPPVYEDGVSKPRSTSVAGAPLPNPRVVSTVIHPDISNLHNRYTLMVMQFAQFLDHDLTMTPIHKGFAESIPSCRSCDSPRTVHPECNPFPVPAGDHYYPTVNVSSGARMCFPSMRSLPGQQHLGPREQINQNTGFLDGSVVYGENSCICNVLRGFNGRMNITQSPHRGSKDLLPQSPTHPECKAKSGFCFIGGDGRASEQPALTVMHTIWVREHNRLVESLRQVNPHWDGEKLFQQTRRILSAMLQHVTYNEFLPRILGWNAVTLYGLKLLPQGYYKEYSPTCNPSVLTEFATAAYRIGHSLLRPHLPRMDRNYQSIEPSILLRDGFFDPDALYQQGMLDEMIRGLVATPMETLDQFITGEVTNHLFEIRGIPYSGVDLVALNIHRARDHGIPSYNNYRALCNLKRATTFEDLSREMAPEVIARMKRIYASVDDIDLFPGGMSERPLQGGLVGPTFACIIAIQFRQSRKCDRFWYETDDPNIRFTEHQLAEIRKVTLSKIMCENMDEQNDMQRAAFDLPSNFLNPRVPCSSMPHMDLSAWRETRHGCQIGGRNVALGESGFPTPCTSCVCTAEGTQCASLRITDCNQLLREASREAILRDDVCTAQCGFVLAATEATSRLQQFTTPASFPGFVQHRNSLRSVPTPVSFNGFKLPDLSQFVG
- the LOC117610193 gene encoding uncharacterized protein LOC117610193 isoform X2, which translates into the protein MTLAITTTTTLDQFDISDYLYGVDIDLQARARAGIEAERFTYQTRARYENGPASGDAPCRIKPDRPCPPSKYRTPSGTCNNVRHPVWGARGAPFLKLLPAAYTDGIASPRQSLSNHVLPTPTKAVSTMINHLRLSPETHEGLTSLSGVWSELVLQDIASTVHPSNQRNLCCSAGNSRHPECYEIRDEDGGCSEYWRSVPTLTVYKCNFDTREQMNGASAYLDGSHIYGVTDEQLHQIRMYNRGKVDVSACEMCNKTEDQVLGMMYRAILNEHNRIAEKLAEANEHWDETKLFLEARRLVVAQIQHVTLNEYVPSILGEGARIDAELMPVTNGFYRRYSSSNIPGTYDGVALAALRALTSLRTHRMINDATRLEDHVITSANRVSLDLSDSTFETRLQANARLVHVGRDHGIPGYIYFVADCSENNVTIQNFKDLERFMLPVHARLLESIYSLVEDIDLLLGGILEIPTKGVAVGPTFECLLRRQFIKIRNSDRFWYENDIPPSGLNAAQLAEIRKVSLAGILCANTNIQRIQPRAFIRTDPYLNARINCDQYSALDLTPWREEPLPEPMRKEITREPVTSEFIPNLNPSVIAAAVKKAEADLIERKQLEYNSWLEQRIADPKSPAGTAASFSKANRDALLLANSSIVYELATNEILNGIHGLRRRRRQIFDTTDNVLGFPNNDFSDLLQNVDISGFLSQKKPTNHEEVECPVDDSPCDPTSPYRTLSGHCNNLRNPNLGKSLTTFARLLPPVYEDGVSKPRSTSVAGAPLPNPRVVSTVIHPDISNLHNRYTLMVMQFAQFLDHDLTMTPIHKGFAESIPSCRSCDSPRTVHPECNPFPVPAGDHYYPTVNVSSGARMCFPSMRSLPGQQHLGPREQINQNTGFLDGSVVYGENSCICNVLRGFNGRMNITQSPHRGSKDLLPQSPTHPECKAKSGFCFIGGDGRASEQPALTVMHTIWVREHNRLVESLRQVNPHWDGEKLFQQTRRILSAMLQHVTYNEFLPRILGWNAVTLYGLKLLPQGYYKEYSPTCNPSVLTEFATAAYRIGHSLLRPHLPRMDRNYQSIEPSILLRDGFFDPDALYQQGMLDEMIRGLVATPMETLDQFITGEVTNHLFEIRGIPYSGVDLVALNIHRARDHGIPSYNNYRALCNLKRATTFEDLSREMAPEVIARMKRIYASVDDIDLFPGGMSERPLQGGLVGPTFACIIAIQFRQSRKCDRFWYETDDPNIRFTEHQLAEIRKVTLSKIMCENMDEQNDMQRAAFDLPSNFLNPRVPCSSMPHMDLSAWRETRHGCQIGGRNVALGESGFPTPCTSCVCTAEGTQCASLRITDCNQLLREASREAILRDDVCTAQCGFVLAATEATSRLQQFTTPASFPGFVQHRNSLRSVPTPVSFNGFKLPDLSQFVG